A single genomic interval of Shewanella halotolerans harbors:
- a CDS encoding glycosyltransferase family 9 protein — translation MIKSVLVIRNDKIGDFVLTWPALYELKMALPNASIEVFVDPALKDFAMACPYIDHVIVDDGDDQAITKTFAERHYDAVIVSRSQIRTYRLLRKLDIPYKLAPKLNWYQYLYQHRTSIEVPKGLGGWRKSCMMVERFLADHRIPVPTLPTRYWDLSHERRKWQDHYGQQGEERLIFAHPGTGGSSGGISPSDFAGLLAQVDRLTAIECKFVLTFSGQEIALAQQIYDLLSAQGIKVVMAEPLASLADFAKSLVAADMFMAGSTGPLHIAGLHNVPTVGFYAGRRSAPKVRWQTLTQSERRLAFTPPVGKKTGRNMALIDFDLAAKEIAAFLDTQYASQSAVS, via the coding sequence ATGATTAAAAGCGTACTAGTCATTCGCAATGATAAAATTGGCGACTTCGTGCTCACCTGGCCCGCGCTCTATGAGCTTAAAATGGCGCTACCCAACGCCAGCATTGAGGTCTTCGTCGATCCTGCACTGAAAGATTTCGCCATGGCCTGCCCCTACATAGACCATGTGATAGTGGATGATGGCGACGACCAGGCGATCACTAAGACATTTGCCGAGCGTCATTACGATGCGGTTATCGTGTCACGCTCACAGATCCGCACCTACCGACTGCTACGCAAGCTGGATATTCCCTACAAGCTGGCCCCTAAGCTGAACTGGTATCAGTATCTGTACCAGCACAGAACCAGCATAGAGGTGCCTAAAGGGCTGGGTGGCTGGCGTAAGAGCTGCATGATGGTCGAGCGCTTCTTAGCCGATCACAGAATACCTGTCCCCACACTGCCGACACGCTACTGGGATCTCTCCCACGAGCGGCGCAAGTGGCAAGATCACTATGGCCAACAAGGAGAGGAGCGACTGATCTTCGCCCATCCCGGCACCGGCGGCTCATCGGGCGGCATCTCCCCCAGCGACTTTGCCGGCCTGCTGGCTCAGGTAGATAGGCTGACCGCAATTGAGTGCAAGTTCGTGCTGACTTTCAGCGGCCAGGAGATCGCCCTGGCCCAGCAGATCTATGACCTGCTCAGTGCCCAAGGGATCAAGGTGGTGATGGCCGAGCCGCTCGCTAGCCTGGCCGACTTTGCCAAGTCTCTGGTCGCCGCCGACATGTTTATGGCAGGCTCTACCGGTCCTCTGCATATCGCCGGCTTACACAATGTGCCGACAGTCGGTTTCTACGCGGGCAGACGCTCTGCGCCTAAGGTGCGTTGGCAGACCCTAACCCAGAGCGAGAGGCGTCTGGCCTTCACTCCGCCCGTCGGCAAGAAGACAGGCAGGAACATGGCGCTTATCGACTTCGATCTGGCTGCCAAGGAGATCGCGGCCTTTTTAGATACCCAATACGCGAGTCAGTCAGCTGTCAGCTAA
- a CDS encoding adenylyltransferase/cytidyltransferase family protein: MRIITFGTFDMFHIGHLNIIERARSLGEHLTVGVSSDALNFSKKQRYPICNERDRMRIVKALACVDEVFLEESLELKAEYIKAHKADILVMGDDWQGKFDHLKPLCQVIYLPRTPAISTTQLIEVVREIR, translated from the coding sequence ATGAGAATTATTACTTTCGGGACCTTCGATATGTTTCATATCGGACATCTCAACATTATCGAGCGCGCCAGATCGTTAGGGGAGCACCTGACGGTAGGCGTTTCCTCGGATGCGCTGAATTTCTCCAAGAAACAGCGCTATCCCATCTGTAACGAACGCGACAGAATGCGCATCGTCAAGGCGCTCGCCTGTGTCGATGAGGTGTTTCTGGAGGAATCGCTGGAGTTAAAGGCGGAATATATCAAGGCGCATAAGGCCGATATCCTGGTGATGGGCGATGATTGGCAAGGCAAGTTTGATCATCTCAAACCTCTGTGCCAGGTGATCTATCTACCGCGAACACCGGCCATCTCGACGACCCAGCTGATCGAGGTTGTGCGGGAGATAAGATAA
- the coaD gene encoding pantetheine-phosphate adenylyltransferase has translation MHTKAIYPGTFDPVTNGHTDLIERAAKLFKQVVIGIAANPSKQPRFSLEERVKLVKRVTEHLDNVEVVGFSGLLVDFAKEQNASVLVRGLRAVSDFEYEFQLANMNRRLSADLESVFLTPAEENSFISSTLVKEVALHGGDVSQFVHEEVAKALQKKD, from the coding sequence ATGCACACGAAAGCGATTTATCCTGGAACATTCGACCCCGTCACTAACGGTCATACCGACCTTATCGAGCGTGCGGCGAAGTTGTTCAAACAGGTGGTGATAGGCATCGCCGCCAACCCCTCCAAGCAGCCGAGGTTCAGCCTGGAGGAGAGGGTAAAGTTGGTCAAAAGGGTGACCGAGCATCTGGACAATGTCGAGGTGGTGGGCTTTAGCGGCCTGCTGGTGGACTTTGCCAAGGAGCAGAATGCCAGTGTCCTCGTGCGTGGCCTGCGGGCGGTATCAGATTTCGAATATGAGTTTCAGCTCGCCAACATGAACAGGCGCCTGAGCGCCGACCTGGAGAGCGTATTTTTAACCCCGGCCGAAGAGAACTCGTTTATCTCTTCGACGCTGGTGAAAGAGGTGGCATTACATGGTGGTGATGTCAGTCAATTTGTGCATGAAGAAGTAGCCAAAGCGCTGCAAAAAAAGGATTAA
- the rfaD gene encoding ADP-glyceromanno-heptose 6-epimerase gives MIIVTGAAGFIGSNLVKALNNLGRSDIIAVDDLTDGTKMFNLADCEIADYLDKADFIEQIAQGQFDGKVEVIFHQGACSSTTEWDGRFMMANNYEYSKTLLHFCERNGSQFIYASSASVYGGSDKFIEQRELEKPLNVYAYSKFLFDQYVRQHSFTTQVAGLRYFNVYGPREQHKGGMASVAFHFNNQIKASGICRLFQGHDGFEDGKQLRDFVYVEDVVKVNLWLWQNPGISGVYNCGTGQAQSFNDVANAVIAYHGKGEIEYIPFPDKLKGAYQSYTQADLTQLRAAGYTQAFKTVEQGVPEYLDWLAAQHFIGQ, from the coding sequence ATGATCATAGTAACGGGTGCTGCCGGCTTTATCGGTAGCAACTTAGTTAAAGCGCTCAATAATTTAGGGCGTAGTGACATTATCGCCGTAGACGACCTGACCGACGGCACTAAGATGTTTAACCTGGCCGACTGTGAAATTGCCGACTATCTGGATAAAGCCGACTTCATCGAGCAGATCGCCCAGGGACAGTTCGATGGCAAGGTCGAAGTGATCTTCCATCAGGGTGCCTGCTCGTCGACCACAGAGTGGGACGGCAGGTTTATGATGGCCAACAACTACGAGTATTCCAAGACACTGCTCCACTTCTGCGAGCGTAACGGCAGCCAGTTTATCTACGCCTCGTCGGCCTCCGTCTATGGCGGCAGCGACAAGTTTATCGAGCAGCGAGAGCTGGAGAAACCACTCAACGTCTACGCCTACTCTAAGTTCCTGTTCGACCAATATGTCAGGCAGCACAGCTTCACCACTCAGGTAGCTGGCCTACGTTACTTCAACGTCTATGGGCCTAGGGAGCAACACAAGGGCGGCATGGCCAGCGTGGCCTTCCACTTCAACAACCAGATCAAGGCAAGCGGCATCTGTCGCCTGTTCCAGGGCCACGACGGCTTCGAAGATGGCAAGCAGCTGAGAGACTTCGTTTATGTGGAAGATGTGGTCAAAGTCAACCTCTGGCTTTGGCAAAACCCAGGGATCTCAGGGGTATACAACTGTGGTACGGGTCAGGCACAGAGCTTCAACGACGTGGCCAATGCGGTGATCGCCTATCATGGTAAGGGAGAAATTGAATATATTCCCTTCCCGGATAAGCTCAAGGGCGCCTATCAGAGCTATACCCAGGCCGACCTCACGCAGCTGAGAGCCGCCGGATATACTCAGGCCTTTAAGACGGTCGAGCAAGGGGTTCCCGAATATCTGGACTGGCTGGCCGCGCAGCACTTTATCGGTCAGTAG
- a CDS encoding capsule assembly Wzi family protein has protein sequence MMEKIRAYVVGGVAALGLMITSLAHAAPWVDVSDIYLRADIQALADAGVITVPVNTYPLMWSGIGSDLSKVEPSVLSPGLATAFARVNFYYRNAVENRGNSRIKLAGSSDPARFQHFGSDYREKAEVQASHEYLGDRFAFKVAASAHYDPMDEKEIRLDDSYFAVALGNWMVTAGAVDQWWGPGFDTALHRSNNARPLPSLMLSRNNAAAFETPWLSWIGPWTLTTGISYLEEERAVANPLLWNFRGTIRPLRQLEMGISWTTMFCGEGEECGLSTLFDAIAGNTTCVNGEASCDPALESKIGNQMAGFDIRYADTWFDIPVGLYLERTCEDSSGPMPWDLADCAKLFGADTRFEFDSQQYKLFFEYSDTMVACGEDQNVFNCFYEHTTYKSGSRYYGRSLGSTYDSDANVYVLGLIGQFANSHGFTSLLRYAQLNKDGKTVNNGWAPKPRKEDLLMLELSYRLPIWKGMMSLGGTVSQSEFEADDKDTNATLFGSYEYRF, from the coding sequence ATGATGGAAAAAATTCGCGCTTATGTTGTTGGAGGCGTCGCAGCCTTAGGCCTGATGATCACCTCCTTAGCCCACGCGGCCCCCTGGGTCGATGTGTCCGATATCTATCTCAGAGCCGACATTCAGGCCCTCGCCGATGCGGGAGTGATCACTGTGCCCGTCAATACCTACCCCCTGATGTGGTCGGGTATTGGGAGCGATCTGAGTAAGGTGGAACCCTCAGTGCTCTCGCCAGGTCTCGCCACCGCGTTTGCCCGGGTGAACTTCTACTACCGCAATGCGGTCGAGAATCGTGGTAACAGCCGCATCAAGCTGGCTGGCAGCAGCGACCCGGCGCGCTTCCAGCATTTCGGTTCCGACTATCGCGAGAAGGCAGAGGTACAGGCGTCCCACGAGTATCTGGGTGACAGATTTGCCTTCAAAGTCGCGGCCTCGGCTCACTATGACCCCATGGACGAGAAAGAGATTCGCCTGGATGACTCCTATTTTGCAGTTGCCCTGGGTAACTGGATGGTCACTGCCGGCGCCGTGGATCAATGGTGGGGACCGGGATTCGATACCGCGCTGCATCGCTCCAATAATGCCCGTCCGCTGCCTAGCCTGATGCTGAGCCGCAACAATGCGGCGGCGTTCGAGACGCCCTGGCTCTCCTGGATAGGTCCCTGGACACTGACAACCGGCATCAGCTACCTGGAAGAGGAGCGCGCCGTCGCCAATCCATTGCTGTGGAACTTTCGCGGCACCATACGTCCCCTGAGGCAGTTAGAGATGGGGATCTCCTGGACCACAATGTTCTGCGGCGAGGGCGAGGAGTGCGGCCTATCGACCCTGTTCGATGCCATCGCCGGTAATACCACCTGTGTGAACGGTGAGGCGAGCTGTGACCCTGCTCTGGAGTCTAAGATAGGCAACCAGATGGCGGGCTTCGATATTCGTTACGCCGATACCTGGTTCGATATCCCGGTAGGCCTCTACTTAGAGCGTACCTGTGAAGACTCGAGTGGCCCTATGCCTTGGGATCTGGCCGACTGCGCCAAGCTGTTCGGCGCCGATACCCGTTTCGAGTTCGATTCTCAGCAGTATAAGCTCTTCTTCGAGTATTCAGATACCATGGTGGCCTGTGGCGAGGATCAGAATGTCTTCAACTGCTTCTATGAGCACACCACCTATAAGAGTGGCTCGCGCTACTATGGCCGCTCACTCGGCAGTACCTATGACAGCGACGCCAACGTCTATGTCTTGGGGCTTATCGGTCAGTTTGCCAATAGCCATGGCTTCACCTCTCTGCTGCGTTATGCTCAGTTAAACAAGGATGGAAAGACGGTCAATAATGGTTGGGCACCCAAGCCGCGTAAGGAAGATCTGTTGATGCTGGAGCTCAGCTATCGCCTGCCAATTTGGAAGGGGATGATGAGCCTCGGCGGCACTGTGTCTCAGTCTGAATTCGAGGCGGACGACAAGGATACCAATGCGACCCTGTTCGGCAGTTATGAGTATCGCTTCTAA
- a CDS encoding CDP-glycerol glycerophosphotransferase family protein: MICFDVLHPYYLPQYLPVMQELQARGQVVRFVIYRSQDQQAALDALVAQNGLEAHWVDSQEEALAYYLKEKPSWVIFGNSFDAAAKLKGICKTALMQHGIGPKACYYTVSESDMDVRFVEGEYRLKRLQQLFPHKTFIDTGYAKLDPIVQGREAGLDLAALGLDPAKPTLLYAPTFYPSSIEKMAKDWPSAFSEYNILLKPHYFSLSKPSYKKQKQLLEHWGSFDNVYLAPVEQANLLPFMASADLLISDASSALFEFAALDKPVVWCDFYHLRWSYRGILSFRFKNRMDEDLYRYAGVAAHAASYKELKTVVDQQIAQPESFAAKRAEYTLELAGRVDGHSSQRIVDYLLSEEAS; encoded by the coding sequence GTGATCTGTTTTGATGTTCTGCATCCATACTATTTGCCGCAATATTTGCCCGTCATGCAGGAGTTGCAGGCGCGTGGGCAAGTAGTGCGCTTCGTGATCTATCGCAGTCAGGATCAGCAGGCGGCGCTCGATGCCCTGGTGGCGCAGAATGGCCTGGAGGCCCATTGGGTCGACTCTCAGGAGGAGGCGCTCGCTTATTACCTGAAGGAGAAACCCAGCTGGGTGATCTTTGGCAACAGCTTCGATGCGGCCGCTAAGCTCAAGGGGATCTGCAAGACCGCCCTGATGCAGCACGGCATCGGCCCTAAGGCCTGCTATTACACTGTGTCCGAATCGGATATGGATGTGCGTTTCGTCGAGGGGGAATATCGCCTCAAGCGCCTACAGCAGCTCTTTCCCCATAAGACTTTTATCGATACCGGCTATGCCAAGCTGGATCCTATCGTGCAGGGCAGGGAGGCCGGCCTGGATCTGGCGGCATTAGGCTTAGATCCTGCCAAGCCGACGCTGCTTTACGCGCCGACCTTCTATCCCAGCAGCATAGAGAAGATGGCCAAAGATTGGCCCAGCGCCTTTAGCGAATACAACATTTTGCTTAAGCCGCACTATTTTTCGCTTAGCAAACCCAGCTATAAGAAACAGAAGCAACTGCTGGAGCATTGGGGCAGTTTTGATAACGTCTACCTGGCACCTGTTGAGCAGGCGAACCTCTTGCCTTTCATGGCCAGTGCCGATCTCTTGATCAGCGACGCCTCGTCGGCGCTGTTTGAGTTTGCGGCCTTGGATAAGCCCGTGGTCTGGTGTGATTTTTACCACCTGCGCTGGAGTTATCGTGGCATCTTAAGTTTCCGTTTCAAGAATCGCATGGATGAAGATCTCTACCGTTATGCCGGTGTGGCCGCTCATGCGGCGTCGTACAAGGAGCTCAAAACCGTGGTGGATCAACAGATCGCCCAGCCCGAGTCATTTGCTGCTAAGCGGGCAGAGTACACTCTAGAGTTGGCCGGTCGGGTTGATGGCCACTCTAGTCAGCGCATCGTCGATTATCTTTTGTCCGAAGAGGCTTCATGA